Genomic segment of Desulfurispora thermophila DSM 16022:
CTGCAGTTTACCGATATTTTTGGTGTATTGAAAAACGTGGCCATTACTATTGAACAGCTGGAAAAAGCTTTGGACGGCGAGTTGATGTTTGACGGTTCCTCCATTCATGGTTTTACCCGCATTGAGGAGTCCGACATGTACCTGCGTCCCGACCCCAACACCTTTGTGGTGTTCCCCTGGCGGCCGCGGGACGGGGCGGTGGCCCGTCTGATCTGTGACGTATATAACCCGGACGGTACGCCCTTCGAAGGTGACCCGCGCTACGCTTTAAAGAGAGCCATTGCCGAGGCCAAAGAGCTGGGTTACACTATGTATGTGGGACCCGAGTGCGAATTTTTCCTCTTCCAGGTGGATGAAGAAGGCCGTCCCACCCTCAAGACCCACGACAAAGCCGGTTATTTCGATCTGACGCCGGTGGACATGGGCGAGAACGCCCGCCGTTCCATGGTGCTGACGCTGGAAGAGATGGGTTTTGAAATTGAGGCCTCTCACCACGAGGTAGCGCCCGGTCAGCATGAAATTGACTTTAAGTATTCCGATGCGCTGGATACGGCGGATAAGATCGTCACCTTCAAATTTGTGGTGCGCACCATTGCCCAGCGGCACGGGCTGCATGCCACCTTTATGCCCAAACCCATCTTTGGTATCAATGGTTCCGGCATGCACACCAACCAGTCGCTTTTCCGGGGCAATGAGAACGCTTTTTACGACCCCACCGCGCCGGATGGGCTGAGCCAGGTTGCCAAATATTATATTGGTGGGATTATGAAGCATGTGCGGGCCATGGCCGCTGTGACCAACCCCACGGTCAACTCTTACAAGCGTCTGGTGCCCGGTTACGAGGCCCCGGTCTACATCGCCTGGTCGGGTCGCAACCGCAGTCCGCTGATCCGCATCCCGGCCAAGCGCGGCCTTTCCACCCGTATTGAATTGCGCAACCCCGACCCGTCCTGCAACCCCTACCTGGCTCTGGCGGTCTGCCTGAAAGCCGGTCTGGACGGGATTAAGAACCAGATTGTCCCGCCGCCGCCCTGCGACCGCAACATCTATGTGATGACCGAAGAAGAGCGGGCCGAGCTGGGCATTGGCAGCCTGCCGGCCAGTTTGATCGAAGCGGTGGAAGAAATGAAACGGGATGAAGTAGTGCGCGCGGCTCTGGGCGAGCACATTTTCACCAAGCTGGTGGAAGCGCAAACCAAAGAATGGGATGCCTTTCGCACCCAGGTTCATCCCTGGGAAGTGGAAGAGTATTTGAGCAAGTTTTAAATCTTTTTTCCATCCTCTTGATCTGACCCGCCAATCTGGCGGGGCTTTTTTTCTGGTCACAAGTATATTGTATTTTTTATGGTTATGAACAAACAGCCCTTTATTTATCCGGTCGGTTTATGTTATACTACCACTGAATCAGCAATTGCAAGTAAAATGCTGTTGCATATTGCCGGTACAACGTGGTACCATATAAGGGCAAGGGAGCCTGCTGGCACAAAGAGAGGCGAGGTGTGCCTCTTTGGTGTAAGGGGCTTTTTTTTGTAAATGAATTATAGAAAGGTGTGCAAACCCCAAGTGCCTCGACTGTCGAACGACGATGTCCGCAGTTTAGCTAAAGAGCTGGGTGTAAAGTTTATCCGCCTGCAGTTTACCGACATTTTCGGCGTATTGAAAAACGTTTCCATTACGGTGGAACAGCTGGACAAGGCGCTGGCCGGCGAGCTGATGTTTGACGGCTCTTCCATTGAAGGGTTCGTGC
This window contains:
- the glnA gene encoding type I glutamate--ammonia ligase, giving the protein MEKAIKNEIMSKAREMQVKFIRLQFTDIFGVLKNVAITIEQLEKALDGELMFDGSSIHGFTRIEESDMYLRPDPNTFVVFPWRPRDGAVARLICDVYNPDGTPFEGDPRYALKRAIAEAKELGYTMYVGPECEFFLFQVDEEGRPTLKTHDKAGYFDLTPVDMGENARRSMVLTLEEMGFEIEASHHEVAPGQHEIDFKYSDALDTADKIVTFKFVVRTIAQRHGLHATFMPKPIFGINGSGMHTNQSLFRGNENAFYDPTAPDGLSQVAKYYIGGIMKHVRAMAAVTNPTVNSYKRLVPGYEAPVYIAWSGRNRSPLIRIPAKRGLSTRIELRNPDPSCNPYLALAVCLKAGLDGIKNQIVPPPPCDRNIYVMTEEERAELGIGSLPASLIEAVEEMKRDEVVRAALGEHIFTKLVEAQTKEWDAFRTQVHPWEVEEYLSKF